The following proteins are co-located in the Acidobacteriota bacterium genome:
- a CDS encoding helix-turn-helix transcriptional regulator, with the protein MGKLPISNHIRRLRFENGEMTQRQLAQQVDVTRQTINAIELGKYSPSLEVAFRIAAVFGLPLEEVFEYHGQDKEQE; encoded by the coding sequence ATGGGAAAGCTGCCGATCAGCAATCACATCCGCCGGCTGCGCTTTGAAAACGGCGAGATGACCCAGCGGCAGTTGGCCCAACAGGTGGACGTCACCCGCCAGACCATCAACGCCATCGAACTGGGCAAATACTCGCCCTCGCTGGAGGTGGCTTTTCGAATCGCCGCGGTCTTCGGCCTGCCGCTGGAAGAGGTCTTTGAATACCACGGCCAGGATAAGGAGCAAGAGTAA